One region of Hoeflea sp. 108 genomic DNA includes:
- a CDS encoding PRC-barrel domain-containing protein yields MIRNLLATTALAALISTGAMAQDTTTPAPAPAPAAPMEATPSAPAVIPHADGYLATNIIGEKVYNGSGNDAENIGSVNDIVLAADGTADQLVIGVGGFLGLGQKNVVLPYKEFDWAEKNGDRWLVMATTKEQLQAMPDFDRRAYDPAPAPTAATEPAPMADQTAQAPVTPEAKPPVTAEQTTPAPVTPDATATDPTKTAAIDKSTLKDLPAADMRAEEMVGAAVYGTDDARIGKIGDILLTADGKIDAYVIDVGGFLGMGEKKVAIGSDNLAFLVDTEGNKYLYTTFTKDQLEKQPAYDAGSWSEKRDEQRLIMVQ; encoded by the coding sequence ATGATCCGCAATCTCTTGGCTACGACGGCCCTCGCCGCCCTGATTTCCACCGGCGCGATGGCGCAGGACACGACCACTCCGGCACCGGCGCCCGCACCAGCGGCACCAATGGAAGCGACGCCGTCGGCTCCTGCTGTCATTCCCCACGCTGACGGCTATCTCGCCACCAACATCATCGGCGAGAAGGTCTATAACGGCTCGGGCAATGACGCCGAGAATATCGGCAGCGTCAACGACATCGTGCTCGCCGCCGACGGTACGGCCGACCAGTTGGTGATTGGTGTCGGCGGTTTCCTCGGCCTTGGCCAGAAGAACGTCGTCCTGCCGTACAAGGAGTTCGACTGGGCCGAGAAGAACGGTGACCGCTGGCTGGTGATGGCGACGACCAAGGAGCAACTGCAGGCGATGCCCGACTTCGATCGCCGCGCATATGATCCGGCCCCGGCGCCGACTGCGGCGACCGAGCCCGCCCCGATGGCCGACCAGACGGCACAGGCGCCGGTGACGCCGGAAGCGAAGCCGCCGGTGACGGCAGAGCAGACGACACCCGCTCCAGTCACCCCTGATGCGACCGCGACCGATCCGACCAAGACGGCGGCGATCGACAAGTCTACGCTGAAGGACTTACCTGCGGCCGACATGCGCGCCGAGGAGATGGTCGGTGCGGCGGTGTATGGCACCGACGATGCCCGCATCGGTAAGATCGGCGACATCCTGCTGACTGCCGATGGCAAGATCGACGCCTATGTCATCGATGTCGGCGGCTTCCTTGGCATGGGCGAGAAGAAGGTGGCCATCGGTAGCGACAACCTCGCCTTCCTCGTCGACACCGAAGGCAACAAGTATCTCTACACCACCTTCACCAAGGACCAGCTCGAGAAGCAGCCGGCCTACGACGCCGGCAGCTGGTCCGAGAAGCGTGATGAGCAGCGCCTGATCATGGTTCAGTAA
- a CDS encoding HWE histidine kinase domain-containing protein codes for MQDNETVAAHKADSERVEPRDAANAPAAQLKMPADADFDRLTALAAAASRSPAALLALAEGEGLAVRSRFGVEATTAQDVLRQIENVADTPAPDTARLPFHFELPILVSGTQVGKLVVFSSEPRSDLDADEIGYLTSLAALAASLIALRDRSHAGARAEAALVHAETRRAIALEAAALASWVWNPRSGSIECDALLPQLFNLPAATRMRARDVLVAIDRRDIGKTRALFQEALAGSDDYSGEYRIRGIDPPRWLAARGRVVERDASGKPTLVFGVNYDITERRATEERQRFLLRELNHRVKNTLATVQALATQTVRHAREPREFLDAFSERLRALGLAHGLLSEHEWRGIGIRELTRVELTPFDEADAPRIAILGQDALLTPDQALGLALILHELASNALKYGALSVPAGRVSVAWIIQGGADGKRLVLDWTESGGPVVTPPSRHGFGSILIRRSLAKVISSEVRHEYLPEGVRARISMPFGQPAGH; via the coding sequence GTGCAGGACAACGAGACCGTCGCAGCTCACAAGGCCGACAGCGAACGCGTGGAACCGCGCGACGCCGCCAACGCCCCTGCGGCGCAGCTCAAGATGCCGGCCGACGCAGATTTCGACCGCCTGACCGCCCTTGCCGCCGCAGCCAGCCGCTCGCCCGCAGCCCTGCTTGCCTTGGCGGAGGGTGAGGGCTTGGCCGTCAGGTCGCGGTTCGGTGTCGAGGCCACGACAGCACAAGATGTGCTCCGGCAGATTGAGAACGTTGCCGACACGCCCGCCCCGGACACCGCCAGGCTGCCGTTTCATTTCGAGCTTCCGATCCTCGTGTCGGGCACTCAGGTAGGCAAGCTCGTCGTTTTCAGTTCCGAACCGCGGTCGGACCTCGACGCGGACGAGATCGGATACCTGACGTCACTGGCAGCGCTCGCAGCCAGCCTGATCGCGCTGCGCGACCGCTCACATGCCGGCGCACGTGCCGAGGCGGCGCTCGTCCACGCCGAAACCCGCCGCGCTATCGCCCTTGAGGCTGCCGCGCTGGCGAGCTGGGTGTGGAACCCGCGCAGCGGCTCCATCGAATGCGACGCGCTGCTGCCGCAACTCTTCAACCTGCCGGCGGCAACCCGTATGCGGGCACGCGACGTGCTCGTCGCCATCGACCGCCGCGACATCGGCAAGACGCGCGCGCTGTTTCAGGAAGCGCTGGCCGGCAGCGACGACTACTCAGGCGAGTACCGTATCAGAGGCATCGACCCGCCGCGCTGGCTCGCCGCCCGCGGCCGCGTTGTCGAGCGCGATGCCAGCGGAAAGCCGACGCTGGTCTTCGGCGTCAACTACGACATCACCGAACGCCGGGCGACGGAGGAGCGTCAGCGCTTCCTGCTGCGCGAACTCAACCACCGCGTCAAGAACACGCTCGCCACCGTGCAGGCACTGGCAACGCAGACGGTGCGCCATGCCCGCGAGCCACGCGAGTTCCTTGACGCCTTCAGCGAACGCCTGCGCGCGCTCGGTCTGGCCCATGGCCTTCTGTCGGAGCATGAATGGCGCGGCATCGGCATCCGCGAACTCACCCGCGTCGAGCTGACGCCCTTCGACGAAGCCGATGCGCCACGCATCGCCATCCTCGGCCAGGATGCGCTGCTGACACCCGACCAGGCACTCGGCCTCGCCCTGATCCTGCATGAGCTCGCCAGCAACGCATTGAAATACGGGGCCCTGTCGGTACCCGCAGGTCGGGTTTCCGTCGCCTGGATCATCCAGGGCGGCGCCGACGGCAAACGGTTGGTGCTCGACTGGACCGAAAGTGGCGGGCCTGTCGTCACCCCGCCAAGCCGTCACGGCTTCGGCTCGATCCTCATCCGCCGCAGCCTGGCCAAGGTCATTTCAAGCGAAGTCAGGCACGAATATCTGCCCGAGGGCGTCCGCGCCCGCATCTCCATGCCCTTCGGCCAGCCGGCCGGGCACTGA
- a CDS encoding DUF883 family protein, translating to MAAAAGKQGNGTKTAPDLEADIKQLKADIEALTKQLALTGEHGYDAARRAASQGAEQLKVQGDAALESIGATARDLEDQLMAAVREKPVTSLAIAAGVGFLVALLARR from the coding sequence ATGGCTGCTGCCGCTGGAAAGCAAGGAAACGGGACCAAGACGGCCCCTGACCTCGAAGCCGACATCAAGCAATTGAAGGCCGATATCGAAGCGCTGACCAAGCAGCTGGCACTGACCGGCGAGCATGGCTACGACGCGGCGCGGCGCGCTGCAAGCCAGGGCGCCGAGCAATTGAAGGTCCAGGGCGACGCTGCCCTGGAGAGCATCGGCGCCACGGCCCGGGATCTCGAGGATCAATTGATGGCAGCGGTGCGCGAGAAGCCAGTGACGTCGCTCGCAATCGCGGCCGGCGTCGGCTTCCTCGTCGCGCTTCTGGCGCGGCGCTGA
- a CDS encoding Crp/Fnr family transcriptional regulator, with amino-acid sequence MTDTSSATEARQQVACKNCPLRQLSVFRPFEEPELEFVSHFKRGELAASRGATLLAEGSHSAHLYTVLSGWGFRYKLLEDGRRQILNYVLPGDMIGLQGSLMGEMQHSVEALSSMLLCVFERDRLLELYRDHPGLAYDLTWIASREERMLDENLLSVGRRSALERAAYLLAFMASRARKVGMNGKGAVEIPITQQHIADTLGLSLVHTNKTIRKLINRKLVQWRDGGCKVLDVNGLMVLAGWGGLDESIRPLL; translated from the coding sequence ATGACCGACACATCTTCCGCGACCGAAGCACGGCAACAGGTTGCCTGCAAAAACTGCCCGCTGCGGCAATTGTCGGTGTTCCGGCCTTTCGAGGAACCGGAACTGGAATTCGTCAGCCATTTCAAACGAGGTGAGCTTGCTGCGAGCCGAGGCGCCACATTGCTGGCCGAAGGTAGCCATAGCGCGCATCTCTATACGGTGCTTTCCGGCTGGGGCTTTCGATACAAGTTGCTCGAGGACGGCCGCCGCCAGATACTGAACTACGTGCTGCCCGGCGACATGATCGGCCTGCAGGGCAGCCTGATGGGCGAGATGCAGCATTCGGTGGAAGCGCTCTCGTCGATGCTCTTGTGCGTGTTCGAGCGCGACCGGCTGTTGGAACTCTATCGCGACCATCCCGGCCTTGCCTATGACCTGACATGGATCGCGTCGCGCGAGGAGCGCATGCTGGACGAGAATCTCCTTAGCGTCGGGCGCCGCTCCGCGCTCGAGCGGGCGGCCTACCTGCTGGCTTTCATGGCGAGCAGGGCCAGGAAGGTCGGCATGAACGGCAAGGGTGCGGTCGAGATACCGATCACCCAGCAGCACATCGCCGACACGCTCGGGCTGTCGCTGGTCCACACCAACAAGACGATCCGCAAGCTGATCAACCGCAAGCTGGTGCAGTGGCGCGACGGCGGCTGCAAAGTCCTCGACGTCAATGGCTTGATGGTGCTGGCAGGCTGGGGCGGCCTTGACGAGAGCATCCGGCCGCTGCTGTGA
- a CDS encoding response regulator, whose product MASPLSGLRILVLEDEALIAFDVEQLCLDNGAHEIVIAGNLHEAASIAAGYDAAVIDVMLDGEPTLDFARELRARRVPFIFASGYDDLEGLLGQFPGVVLVSKPYAGDDLVNAIAASLERRHRSADG is encoded by the coding sequence TTGGCTTCGCCACTTTCCGGACTGCGTATTCTGGTTCTCGAAGATGAGGCGCTGATCGCTTTCGATGTCGAGCAGCTTTGCCTTGACAACGGCGCCCACGAGATCGTCATCGCGGGCAATCTGCACGAGGCAGCTTCCATAGCGGCGGGCTACGACGCGGCAGTCATCGACGTCATGCTCGACGGCGAGCCGACGCTGGACTTCGCCCGCGAACTGCGTGCACGGCGAGTGCCGTTCATCTTCGCTTCGGGATATGACGACCTTGAGGGTCTGCTCGGCCAGTTCCCCGGCGTGGTGCTGGTCAGCAAGCCTTATGCCGGTGACGACCTCGTCAACGCCATCGCGGCCAGTCTTGAAAGAAGGCACCGCTCAGCCGACGGTTGA
- a CDS encoding RNA polymerase sigma factor — translation MAASLGFKADLLAAIPGLRAFAMSLSQNADRADDLVQETLVKAWDKQASFQPGTNLKAWLFTILRNEFYSQMRKRGREVQDSDGLLTARLAVHPSQPGTLDLDDFRKALEQLPEDQREAIILIGASGFSYEEAAEICGCAVGTIKSRVSRARNRLQEILGISGEADYGPDAIAAQVMGSTVG, via the coding sequence ATGGCAGCATCCCTTGGTTTCAAGGCCGACCTGCTCGCGGCGATTCCTGGCCTGCGCGCTTTCGCCATGTCGCTGTCGCAGAACGCCGACCGCGCCGACGATCTTGTCCAGGAAACGCTGGTCAAGGCGTGGGACAAGCAGGCCAGCTTCCAGCCGGGCACCAATCTCAAGGCCTGGCTGTTCACCATCCTGCGCAACGAGTTCTACTCGCAGATGCGCAAGCGCGGACGCGAGGTGCAAGACAGCGATGGGCTGTTGACCGCGCGCCTTGCCGTGCACCCGAGCCAGCCTGGAACGCTCGACCTCGACGATTTCCGCAAGGCGCTGGAGCAGCTTCCTGAGGATCAGCGCGAGGCGATCATCCTGATCGGCGCGTCGGGCTTCTCCTATGAGGAAGCCGCCGAGATCTGCGGCTGTGCCGTGGGCACGATCAAGAGCCGCGTCAGCCGTGCCCGCAACCGGCTGCAGGAAATACTCGGCATTTCGGGTGAGGCGGATTACGGCCCCGACGCAATCGCAGCGCAGGTGATGGGTTCAACCGTCGGCTGA
- a CDS encoding NepR family anti-sigma factor → MTGQSSGAGSAKPTRQGDGELGASSEIGRKLKQYYDDLVSDEVPDRFAQLLAQLEQAEPAQQKD, encoded by the coding sequence ATGACAGGGCAGAGCAGTGGCGCAGGCAGCGCCAAGCCGACCCGCCAGGGTGACGGCGAACTTGGGGCAAGTTCCGAAATCGGTCGAAAGCTCAAGCAATACTACGATGACCTCGTGTCCGATGAGGTGCCGGATCGTTTTGCCCAGCTGCTGGCGCAGCTGGAACAGGCTGAACCCGCACAGCAGAAGGACTGA
- a CDS encoding response regulator: MTLSTRIAPHLPYLRRFSRAVSGSQVSGDALVAAMLEAIIADVDVFPKASSDRIALYKVFARLFTSVAIRVPQGEATGPAWEQRAAANLSALSARPRQAFLLVAVEGFNDAEGAEILDTDEDEFATLLQEASNEISRQVATDILIIEDEPLIAMDIEEMVESLGHRVVGTARTHAEAAALFKRTSPKMVLADIQLADGSSGIDAVNEILSSAPLPVIFITAFPERLLTGERPEPAFLVTKPFNPEMVKALISQALFFDRQAKAAA; the protein is encoded by the coding sequence ATGACCCTATCCACCAGAATTGCGCCGCACCTGCCCTATCTGCGCAGGTTTTCGCGCGCCGTCTCCGGTTCCCAGGTGAGCGGCGACGCCTTGGTGGCCGCAATGCTCGAAGCAATCATCGCCGACGTCGACGTCTTCCCCAAGGCTTCCTCCGACCGCATTGCCCTCTACAAGGTTTTCGCGAGGCTGTTCACTTCGGTCGCCATTCGTGTCCCGCAGGGCGAGGCGACCGGCCCCGCCTGGGAGCAACGTGCTGCGGCCAACCTGTCGGCACTCTCCGCCCGTCCGCGCCAGGCCTTCCTGCTGGTAGCCGTCGAAGGCTTCAACGATGCTGAAGGCGCGGAGATTCTCGACACCGACGAGGACGAATTCGCCACCCTGCTGCAGGAGGCGTCCAACGAGATCTCGCGCCAGGTCGCGACCGACATCCTCATCATCGAGGACGAGCCGCTGATCGCCATGGACATAGAGGAGATGGTGGAGAGCCTTGGGCATCGCGTCGTTGGCACGGCACGCACGCATGCGGAGGCTGCGGCCCTGTTCAAGCGCACCAGCCCCAAGATGGTGCTGGCCGACATCCAGCTCGCCGATGGCAGCTCCGGCATCGACGCCGTCAACGAGATCCTCTCGTCCGCACCCCTGCCGGTGATCTTCATCACCGCCTTCCCCGAGCGCCTGTTGACCGGCGAACGCCCAGAGCCCGCCTTCCTCGTCACCAAGCCGTTCAACCCGGAAATGGTCAAGGCGCTGATAAGTCAGGCGTTGTTCTTTGACAGGCAGGCCAAGGCTGCTGCATAG
- a CDS encoding DUF1328 domain-containing protein, protein MLYWALVFLVVAIIAGALGFGGIAGTSAGIAQILFFIFLAFLVISLIAGLFRRA, encoded by the coding sequence ATGCTTTACTGGGCGCTTGTATTCCTGGTTGTCGCGATCATTGCCGGCGCCCTCGGCTTCGGTGGTATCGCCGGAACATCCGCTGGCATCGCGCAGATACTATTCTTCATCTTCCTGGCGTTCCTTGTCATTTCGCTCATCGCAGGCCTGTTCAGGCGTGCGTGA